CATCGTCTTCGTGCTGCCCTTCGATGAGGACTTCAGCCTGGTGGGCACCACCGACCGGCGCTACGAGGGCGATCCCGCCCGCGTCGAGACCAGCGAGGAAGAGATCGACTACCTCCTCTCGGTGGTCAACGATCATTTCCGCCGCCCCCTGACGCGGGACGATGTCATTCGCACCTTCGCCGGGGTGCGTCCGCTATGCGACGATGAATCCGCCGAGCCCTCCGCCATGACCCGTGACTACACCCTGGATCTGGATACCCAGGGCCCGCCGCTGCTGTCGGTGTTCGGCGGCAAGATCACCACCTATCGCAAGCTCGCCGAGGCGGCCATGACCGCCCTGGCCCCGCACCTGCCGGCGATGCGCGGACCCTGGACGGCCGAGGCGCCCCTGCCCGGCGGGGACATCGGTGACCAGGCGCGCTTCCGCGAACGGCTGGCCGCCGACTTCCCGTTCCTGAGCCCGGCCCAGGTGCGCCGCTTCTCCCGCAGCTACGGCTCGCTGTGCCTGCGCTTTCTGGAAGGTAAGCGCTCCCAGGAAGCGCTGGGTGAACCCTACGGCGCGGGCCTGACCACCGCCGAGGTGGATTACCTGATGGCCCAGGAGTGGGCCCGCGAACCCCAGGACATCCTCTGGCGCCGGACCAAGCTCGGCCTGCATCTCTCCCCCGTCCAGGTCGCGCGTCTGGCAGACTACATGGCCCACCGCCGCACCGAGCTCGCGGCCTGAGGCCGGTGGCATTACCCTCGGGAAGCGGGCGCGGCAGGAAGCGCACCTGCCGAACGTCATTTCGGGGGAGAACGCGACATGGTCGAATGGTTGCTCGGTGGGCTCGCCGCCGTCCTGCTGCTGGCCAGCCTGATCGCTCGGGTCCCCGGGCACTGGTGGTGGCTACGGGCCTGCGAGTTCCCGCGTCTGCAGATCGGCCTGGGCGGTGCCGGCTGCGCCCTCGCCTCACCGCTGGCCGACCCGGCCGCGACTCCGTGGATCGCCGCGGCGGGATGCGCCGTGCTCGCCGTGCAGCTACGCCATGTCCTGCCCTGGACGCCGCTGTGGCCGGTCCAGGTCAAGGCCGCCCGGGACGATCGCCCCGATCGCTGCCTGACCCTGCTGGTGGCCAACGTGCTGACCCCCAATCGCAACAGCGATGCCCTGCTGGCGATCATCCGCGAACAGGATCCCGACCTGGTCCTGACCCTGGAGTCCGATGACTGGTGGGGGCAGCACCTCGACGAGGGGCTCAACGGCGGTTGGCCCCATGCCGTGCGCATCCCCCTGGACAACCTCTATGGCATGCACCTGTATTCGCGCCGCCCGCTCGTCGACCCTACGGTCAAGTGGCTGATCCAGGACGACATCCCGTCTATCCACTGCGGGGTCGAACTCGAGAGCGGCGACCGGATCCGCTTTCATGCCCTGCATCCTCGGCCACCGGCCCCCAGCGAGAGCGAGGAATCGCTGTGGCGGGACGGAGAGCTGATGCTGGTGGCCAAGCTGATCCACCAGGAGCCCGAGCCCACCGTGGTGGCGGGGGATCTCAACGACGTGGCCTGGTCACGCAGTACCCGGCTGTTCTGCCGGGTCGGCGGCATGCTCGACCCGCGGCGGGGGCGCGGCATGTTCAGTACCTTCCATGCGGACTACCCGCTGATGCGCTGGCCCCTCGACCACGTCTTCGTCAGCGAGCACTTCACGCTGAAGAAGATGCAGCGCCTGCCCCGCTTCGGTTCGGATCACTTCCCGATCCTGGCCACCCTCTGCTATCGCCCCGCCCGGGCCGACGAGCATGAGACCCCGACGGCCACCGATGACGAGCATCGCGATGCCGAGGGCACCGTGGAGGAGGCCAGGGAGCGCGACCAGGACACTTGATCGGCGCGCAGTCACCCTGCACGGCGATGACACTCGCCGCCCGCCGGAACGTCACGCCGGCTACTCGGGAATCCCGCCCCGGGTCAGTGCCGCCGGGTCGAGGAGTCGTTCGAGTTCCTCCCGGGCGAGATCGGTCTGCTCCTCGGCCACCTCGATGATCGGACGCCCCGCCTGGTAGGCCTGCTTGGCGATGGCCGCGGCGGCGTCGTAGCCGATCACCGAATTCAGCGCGGTCACCAGGATGGGGTTGCGCGACAGAGGCTCACGCAGGTGGTCCTCGCGGACCTTGAAGGTGGCGATGGCCCGGTCGGCCAGCAGCCAGGCCGTGTTGCGCATCAGGGTGATCGAGGTCAGCAGGTTGTTGGCCACCAGCGGCAGCATGACGTTGAGCTGGAAGTTGCCGCTCTGGCCGGCCACCGTCACCGCGGTATCGAGACCGATCACCTGGGCCGCGGCCTGGGCCGCCGATTCGGGGATCACCGGGTTGACCTTGCCCGGCATGATGGAACTGCCGGGCTGGAGGGCCTCGAGCTCGATTTCGCCGAGGCCCGCCAGGGGGCCGGAGTTCATCCAGCGCAGGTCGTTGGCGATCTTCATGACCACGCAGGCCAGGCCGCGCAGCTGCCCGGAGAGCTCCACGGCGGCATCCTGGGCCCCCAGGCTGGCGAAGAAGCTGTCGTTGGGGGACAGCGTCAGGCCGGTCTGCTCGCTGAGGTCGCGAGCCATGCGCCCGGCGAACTCGGGATGGGCATTGATGCCGGTGCCGACCGCCGTGCCGCCCTGGGCCAGCCGGCAGAGGCGCAGCATGGCGCTGTCGAAACGCTCGATGGCCTGGCCGACCTGGCTGGACCAGCCGCCGAGCTCCTGGCTCATGCGCAGCGGCATGGCATCCATCAGGTGGGTGCGTCCGGTCTTGACCACGGCATCGAGACCCGCGGCCCGCACGTCGATCGTCTCGTGGAGGTGCACCAACGCCGGGCGCAGTCCCCGGGTCACCTCCAGGGCGGCGGACAGGTGGAGGGCCGTGGGAACGACGTCGTTGCTGGATTGGCCCATGTTGACGTGGTCGTTGGGGCTCACCTTGAGATCGTCGCGGCTGGCCAGGTTGGCGATGACCTCGTTGACGTTCATGTTGCTCGAGGTACCCGAGCCGGTCTGGAAGACATCCACCGGGAACTGGTCGTCGTGGTCCCCGGCGATCACCGCCTCGGCGGCCGTCACGATGGCGGCCGCCCGCTCGGCATCGAGCAGTCCCAGGTCACGGTTGACCCGTGCCGCGGCGAGCTTGATGCGGGCGATGGCCTGGATGAAGGCCGTGGGCATGGCCTGGCCGGACACCGGAAAGTTGTTCACCGCCCGCTGGGTCTGGGCGCCATAGAGGGCATGCGCCGGCACCTCCAGCTCGCCCATGCTGTCGCGTTCGATACGCTGCTCGCTCATGATCGGCTCCTCGTGGATGGCTGCCCTGTCACCATGGTGTTCGCCGGGGCACCTTGCAAGGCGTCCGGACGGGCCCGAAAGAATTTGATCCGACCATGTTGCACTGCACAAATCACTTTGCTATTGTGCACTGCAACAGACGAGGGAAGGCATCGGCGGACCGCCCAGGCCTTCACCAAGCCACCCCCGAGGAGGGTCAAACGATGCAAAACTTCGACACCAAGCAGTTCACCCAGCAGTTCGAATCCATGTTCTTCGGTCCGGCTCGCGCCTACGCGACCCTGTCCGTGGACTTCGCCGAGAAGCTGGCCAACGCCCAGCTGGAAGCCGGCAAGGCCTACACCGACACCGGCCTGGCCCAGGTCCGCGCCCTGCTCGACGTCAAGGACGCCGAAGGCCTGCGCAGCTACATGGAAGGCCAGCAGAAGATCGCCAAGGACCTGACCGAGCGCCTGAAGGGCGACGCCGAGAAGGTCGTGTCCCTGCAGCAGGACTTCGTCCAGCAGAGCCAGAAGCTGACCGAAGACAGCGTCAAGCAGGCCACCGAGACCGCCACCAAGGCCGCTCAGTAAGCCTGACGTCGCCATCGGCGACCGATCAAAGGGGGCCACCGCTACCGCGGTGGCCCCTTTTTTGGTTACTCTCTCCCCCGCACAGGGCCAACCCCACCGGGAGAGTGCAATGAGATACCCCATCCTGATCGCCCTGCTGGGCCTGATCCTGTCCGGCTGCCAGATGCTGCCCCCCGCCGGCCTGCCCCAGCGCGAAGGACCCGCCGAGGTGATCGACATCGGCGAACCGGAGGACCGGACTCGCGGACGCGTTCCCCGCCAGGTGGCCTTCCCCGCCGAGGAATACGCCGCCCTGGAGAAGACCGGCAGCGCCGCCCTGAGTGGCCGCCTGTCCCTGGAGAGCGCGGCGGGCACGGTGGTGGGCGCCGGCGAGACGATCTCGGTGGCCCCGATCACCACCTACTCCGCCGAGGCCGCCGAACAGGCCCTGGCCGGCCGCGCCGTCGAGCGGGCCGACCCGCGGGCACGGGCCTATACCCATACCACGCGCACCGATGCCAACGGCCACTTCCTGTTGCGTGGCCTGCCCGCCGGCGAGTTCTATGTCTCGGGCAGCCTGGTGGACCCCGCCAGCGGCAAGCGGCGCGTGGTGATCCACCAGGTCTCGCTGGCCCCCGGCCAGCACCGCCAGCTCCAGCTCAGCCGCTGACCGGCGCCCCGTGGCACCCTCATCCCCCGCCATCTACGCTGAAGGCTGATACGGGCACCTCTGCCACCGGGGTGCCGGCTCGGACGGGAGATTCGACATGGACTGCAGCACCGACGGCACCGGCCGCCCCCTCTCTACGCCCTGGGCCCGCTGGGCACTGGCACTGACCCTGACCCTTGCCCCGACTCTCGCCATGGCGGCGACCCTGGCGGAACTCCAGGAGCGTGGCAGCATCCGCGTGGCCGTGGCCAACGAGGTGCCCTACGGCTACCTGGACGAGAATGGCGAGGGACGCGGTGCCGGCCCGGAGGTGGCACGGCACATCCTGGGGGAACTGGGGATCGACCAGATCGACTGGGTGGTCACGCCCTTCGGCGAGCTGATCCCGGGGCTCGAGGAGGGACGCTTCGACATGGCCGCCGCCGAGATGGCCATTCGCCCGGCACGCTGTCGGCGGGTGCTGTTCTCGGCACCCAACACCTCCTACGGCGAGGGCCTGCTGGTGCGCGCCGCGAATCCGCTGGAGATCAATGGCTACGCCGACTTCGCCGAGCGCGACGACATCCGCGTCGCCGTCCTCGAGGGCGCCAGCCAGATCGACATCATGGCAGCGCTGGGCGTCCCGGATGCCCGGATGGTCCGGATCGCCGAGAACGAGGCCGCCATCGCTACCCTGCTGGAGGGGGACGCGGATGCCTATGCCGGCACCGGCCTCACGGTGAGCCAGCTGGACGCCAGCAGCCAGGAGGTCGAGGTGGTGCAGAACTTCGAGGACCCGAAGGTCGACGGGGAGCTGGTGCGCAGCTGGGGCGCCTTCACCTTCCCCCCGGAGGCCCAGGCACTGCGGGACGCCTTCACCGAGGAACTGCTGGACTACCGCAATACCCGAGCCTGGCAGGACACCCTCGAGAAACACGGCTTCACCCAGGACGACATCCTCAACGCCTTTCGCTTCGATACCGAGTGGCTGTGCGGCCAGGCGGAATGAGCAGGAACTGGGCCGCCATGTAGACCGTGACGCTGTCGGTACCGGGCATGACCTGCGCCCCTGCCCGATCACCGTCAAGGCCGCCCTCGACAGGGTGGACGGCGTCTCGCAAATCGAGGTGAGCTACGAGAATCGTGAGGCCGTGGTCACCTTCGACGATACCCGGACGTCCGTTGACGCATTGACCGAGGCCACCACCCACGCCGGGTACCCCGCCACCCCGAAACCCTCGGAGGCGGATCCGCAGTGACCATGAGGAACCCGAAGACCCTGCTGCGCGTGAGCGTGATCGGCACCGTCCTGGTGGCGCTGTGCTGCTTTACGCCGATCCTGGTGATCCTGCTCGGTACCCTCGGATTGGCGACACTGACCGGCTATCTGGACGTTGTGCTGTTTCCCGCCCTGGCTTTCTTCATCGGCCTGACCCTCTATGCGCTTTGGCGCAAGAAGCGATGCGACGCCGGTGGGGACAACGGCTCGCCTCCTTCAAGGAATTCCCCTCATGAATGATGCCAAGACCCCGCACATCGCCGTGATCGGCAGCGGTGGTGCGGCTATGGCGGCGGCCCTCAAGGCGGCCGAGCGCGGCGCCCGCATCACCCTGATCGAACGCGGCATCCTCGGCGGCACCTGTGTCAATACGGGCTGTGTGCCCTCGAAGATCCTGATTCGCGCCGCGCATATTACCCATCTACGCCGGGAGAGCCCCTTCGACGAGGGGGTGAACGCCCGGACGCCGGTGGTGGACCGGGCGAAGCTGCTCCGGCAACAGCAGCGGCGTGTCGAGGCACTGCGTGACGCCAAGTACCAGCAGATTCTGCGCGACCATCCGGCCATCACGGTGCTGAACGGTGAAGCCCGGTTCGTCGATGCCCATCACCTGACGGTCAAGCTGAACGAGGGCGGTGAGCAGACCGTCCGCTTCGATCGTGCCTTCATCGGCACCGGCGCCCGTCCGGCAGAGCCGCCGGTACCGGGGCTGGCCGATACGCCATACCTGACCTCCACCGGCGCGCTGGCACTGGACACCATCCCCGAACGGCTGATCGTCATCGGCGCCGGGTCTGTCGCCCTGGAACTGGCCCAGGCCTTCGCCCGGCTGGGCAGCCGGGTCACGCTGCTGGCCCGCAGCCGCCTGCTCTCCCATGAAGACCCGGCGGTGGGTGACGCCGTGGAGGCAGCGTTTCGCCGCGAGGGCATCGAGGTGCTCAAGCAGACTCAGGCGAGCTATGTGGACTACCTCGACAATGCATTCATTGTCGACACCAACGCCGGCAGCTTGCAGGCGGATCAACTGCTGGTGGCCACCGGGCGGACACCCAACACCGAGACCCTGAACCTGGCGGGCATCGGCGTGGAAACCATGCGTGGCGCGATTCTGGTGGATGAGCACCTGCAAACCACGGTACCGGGCATCCATGCCGCCGGTGACTGTACCGATCAGCCGCAGTTCGTCTATGTGGCCGCCGCCGGGGGCAACCGCGCCGCCGTCAACATGACCGGGGGCGAGGCCACCCTGGACCTCGGCGCCATGCCGGCGGTGATCTTCACCGCCCCCCAGGTGGCCACCGTCGGCCTGACGGAAGCCGCGGCACTCGAGCAGGGCGTCAGCGTGGAGACTCGCGTGCTCGACCTGGCGAACGTGCCGCGTGCGCTGGTGAACTTCGATACCGCCGGCTTCATCAAGCTGGTGGCCGAACGCGACTCGGGGCGGTTGCTGGGCGTCCAGGCGGTGGCGGGGAACGCCGGCGAGCTGATCCAGACGGCGGTGATGGCGCTGCGTGCGCGCATGACGGTGCATGCCATCGGCGATGAGCTGTTTCCCTACCTGACCATGGTGGAAGGCCTCAAGCTCTGTGCCCAGGCTTTCTCCCAGGATGTGACGCAGTTGTCATGCTGTGCCGGGTGAACGATATGATCGTGGTGTCACCCGAGGTCCAGGCCGACCTGCACGAGATCTGGATGGCCGAGACACGCGAGGAGGCCCACCGGGCCTGCGACCGTACGCTGAGCGCACCCGCGCCCTTCGCTCAATCGGGCGCGATGTTGCGATTGACGCGGAAGCGGTTATCCGGATCCCAGCGGCGCTTGATCTCGGTGAGCCGCCGCAGGGCCGGGCCGAGGGCCGCTTCGACGCGCTCAGGGCCTTCGTCCTCGGTCAGGAAGTTGATGTAGGTGCCGCCGGTGGAGAAGGCCTTCAGGTCGTGCCAGGCCTCGCGGGCCCAGGCGATGTTCGCCGCGTCGTCGTCCGGCGACTCCCAGGCGCCGCCCACGTTGAAGACGTAGCGCGCATCGCGGTTGCCCACCGCCGAGTGGTCATTGTCGAGCGCGTTCAGGGCGCCGCCGAGCTGGAACAGGATCACCGCCGAGTGCGGCGAGCGGATGCGCCCGGCATGCTCGATGACCCTGTCGCACAGCGCGGGCTCGATGTCCGGCAGATACTCGCTCTTCCAGTAGTAGCGCCGTCCCCTGGGCTGGGTGGCATCGAGCAGCTTCTGCATCTGCGCATAGGGCCGACGCACCAGCACGTCGCCGATGGGCCGGCCGAACGCCTTGATCGGTGCGACCACCGCCTCTCCCTCCTCCGGGTTGCCGCTGTAGCAGGCGAGCAGCGCCACGATCGGCTTGCCATGGTATTCCCTGGGCAACCAGGGCGCCGGCGGCGCCGGGCGCATCAGGGCGACCAGGGTCAGTTCGAGCGGGGCCTGCTCGGCCAGGCGGCGATAGAGTTCGAGCACCGCCGGGGCCTCGCTGGCGGGCCAGGCCACCAGGCCGCCCACGATCTCCGGGCCGACGGAGTAGAGTTGGTAGTCGAAGCCGGTCACCACACCGAAGTTGCCGCCGCCACCCCGCAGCCCCCAGAACAGATCGGCATGCTCGTCGGCACTGGCATGCACCAGTCGGCCGTCGGCGGTCACCACCTCCATGCCCAGCACGTTGTCGGTGGTATAGCCCCAGCGCCGGCTCAGGTAGCCGAAGCCGCCCCCGAGGGTGAGCCCGGCGATGCCGGTGGTCGAGATGAAACCGAGCACGGTGGCCAGGCCGTGTACCTGGGTCTCGCGATCCACGTCACCCAGCTCGCACCCCGCCTGGGCATGGGCAACCCGACGTTCGCGGTCGACCCAGACCCCACGCATCAGCGAGAGATCGAGCATCAGCGCGCCGTCGGCCGCCGCCAGCCCCGCGATGTTGTGGCCGCCGCCCTTGATGCAGAGCAGCAGGTCGTGCTCACGGGCGAAGCGCACGCCCGCCATTACGTCGGCGACCCCCAGGCAACGCACCACCACGGCCGGCCGCCGGTCGATCATGGCGTTCCACAGGCGGCGCGACGCCTCGTAATCCAGGTCGTCCGGCGTCAACAGCGGCCCCTGGAGCTGCATCTGCAAACCGGCAAGCATGTCCGGCGTCAAATCGATCTCGGTATCCTCGAGTGTTGTCGCTCTCATGGTCAGGGCTCCTGTCGTCGCCAAGGTTCGAGGTATGCGCCCCCACCGGTCCGCGTCCACACCGCGAGGGCCGCCTCCGGGTCTCGGCGTGGCGGCCCTGGCTCGGCACCTTGCCATGCGGAGCGTGGAGGACATCGTCACGCTAAACTTAGTAGAGCCGCCGGCTGACCGGGAATTCACGATCTGTACCGCACCCGGCGGACGAGCGGCGCCGCGGACGTCCCGCCACCCGAGGAGGGCCCTTCGATGACGGACTGGGGATACAAGCAGTTCTGCCCCGTGGCCATGGCCTCGGAGGTGCTCGGCACCCGCTGGACCATCCTGGTCATCCGTGAGCTCCTGAGCGGCAGCCATCGCTTCAATGACCTGCGCCGTGGGCTGCCGCATATCTCGCCGGCCCTGCTGTCGAAGCGGCTGCGCGAACTGGAAGAGCTGGGGGTGGTGGGCCGCGAGCGCGATCCCGAGACCGGCAACCCGCTCTACTGTCTCACCGAGGCCGGCGAGGAGCTGCGCCCGGTGATCATGGCGATGGGCTGCTGGGGGCAGCGCTGGCTGGAAGCGCAGCTCTCCATGAAGAACCTCGATCCGTCGCTGCTGATGTGGGATATGCGACGCAACCTCGATCCCGCCCCCTTGCCGCCCCAGCGGGTCACGATTCAGTTTCTGTACCACGATGTAACGCCCGGCCGGGCCAAGTGGTGGCTGATCGTCGACGAATCGAACGAAGATGGCGCCGTCGACCTGTGCAGGAAGGATCCCGGCCACGATGTCGATCTCTACGTGGTCAGCGACCTGCGCACCATGACCGCCATCTGGATGGGGCTGATGACCGTGGCGGAGGCGCTCGATAGCGGCAAGCTCCGGCTGACCGGGGCACGCCAGCTGCAGGCCAGCATGCAGAACTGGCTGGGACTCAGTGTCTTTGCCGGCGAGTCCAAGCGGGTCAGCGCCTGAGCATCCCCGCTCCCGACGCGGACCCGACGCCACCCGCTTGGCAGGCCCCTGCATGAACGGCACCAGCACGCCGTCGCCTTCGGCGCATGGCCTCGGGGCGGGCAGCGATCTCCGACGCGGTTTCGCCGCCCTCGAGGGCGGAGACCGACTGGGAGCGTTGGCCTTGCCCTCGTACCATGGTACGGCGATTAAGCTAGCCTCCAGATTACCGTGTGGGTACCGCGATGAGTGACATGACCATCGGCAAAGTGGCCGGGGCGGTGGGCGTGGGGGTCGAGACGATTCGCTTCTATGAGCGACGCGGGCTCATCGCACAGCCCCCTCGCCCGGCAGTGGGAGGATATCGCGTCTATTCGGATGAGACGGTGCGGCGGGTGCAGTTCATTCGCCGCGCCCAGGAGCTCGGGTTCTCCCTGCGCGAGATCGCCGAGCTGCTCTCGCTGCGTGCCGACCACGACACCGATGCCGGAGAGGTTCAGCAGCGAGCCACCGCCAAGCTCCAGGATGTGGACCGCAAGATCGAGCGGCTCCAGCGTATCCGTCGCGGGCTGCTGACGTTGCTCGACCGTTGCCCGGGAGAGGGCCCGTTGCGGTGCTGCTCCATCCTCGATGCGCTGGAACACGACAGGGTCTTGCACGGCGAGACGACCAGGCGAAAGGAGAATGGCATGCAGACAGTGAAACTCACCGTCGGGGGCATGCACTGCGACGGCTGTGCGGAGATCGTCCGCCACGTTCTCGAGCAGCAGCCCGGGGTCAAGGGGTGCACGGTCTCCCATGAGAGCGGCGAGGCCAGGGTGGCGGTCGACACCGCCCAGACCCCCGCTGAGCGGCTCGCGGAGGCGGTACAGGGCGCAGGGTATTCGGCAAGCCTCGTGACAGCGGCAGACTAGCGTCTTGGAGATCGTCGCTGCCTTGCCGCTGGCCGCCGGACTCGGGTTGCTGGGCTTCGTCGAGCCCTGTTCGGTCGGTAGCCACCTGCTGTTCCTCCGCCATCTCGAACGACTTCCTCGCCGGATTCAGGCCGTCCAGACGCTGCTGTTCACCCTGACCCGGGCCGCGTTGATGGCCGGGCTAGGAGTGCTCGCAGCACTGATCGGCAGTGCGTTCACCGGGCTTCAGCACGGTCTCTGGGCCCTGCTGGGAAGCCTCTATGTGATCGTGGGACTGCTGTACCTGGGTGGCGGCGCGCCCTGGTTCCTGGCCCGCGTGACACGCCTCCTGCCACGCCTCTCCGGGACCCCGGGCAGCCTGGGGCTGGGCATGTTGTTCGGCTTGAATGTGCCGGCCTGTGCCGCCCCTCTGCTGGCGGTGCTGCTCGGTGATACGGCCGCGCGAGCCGCGGCCGGTGGGGGCGTCACTTTCGGCGCCGCCACTCTGCTGGTGTTCGGCCTGGCGCTCTCCAGCCCCCTGGTGCTTGCCGTCCATACCGCCCGGGGCCGGCGTTGGCTCGAGGCCCTCGCGCGACTCGCCGGACGCATGCCGCGCTGGACGGGGGCCGTGCTGGTGGGGCTGGGAGCGTGGACCCTGTGGTTGGCCTTCTCCTGGACGTGAGGGCTCGACCGGCTCCCTCCCTACAGTGCCCCTGTACCGTTCCACATTAATACCCCAGGGCTATCGCAGATAGCGGTATCTCTCGGGGCTGATCCGTCGACAAGCCTGCGAGGAGGCGCTGTGAATACCTCCCTGTACGTATATGGAGTCCTCCCCGTTTGCCAGCATGAAGCATGATGGTCGCTAGGTGTGATCTCTCGGTAGGTTGTTCATCCGGAACCTACCCGGACAATTGGAGGTGCGACCCAAACCAACCTCCAGGAGGCCCGGATGAACACCCATAAGAATGCCCGTCTCACACCGCATGGTCGAGCCCTGCTGGTCCGCCGAGTCGTTGACGAAGGGCTCCGGCCAGAGGAGGTCGCCCAGGCGCAAGGTGTCAGTGTGAGGACGGTCTACAAGTGGGTGCGCCGCTACCGGCAAGAGGGTGAGGCCGGGCTGCAGAACCGCTCTTCTCGTCCCCGTCGCTGCCCTCATGCGGTCCCTGCCGAGGTTCGCGAGCAGGTCCTCGAGCGTCGCCAGCAGCGCCAGACCTACCGCCAGATCGCCGAGCGGTTAGGGATCGGACACAGCACGGTCGCACGGCTCCTCGAACGCGAGGGGCTGAATCGTCTCCCGGCCTTGGCACCTGCCCGTCCCGTGAATCGTTACGAGCATGACGCGCCGGGAGATCTACTGCACCTGGACATCAAGAAACTCGGCCGCTTCGAACGCCCAGGGCATCGTGTCACCGGCGATCGCCAGCAGAACACGCGGGGCGCCGGCTGGGAGTATGTTCACATCGCCATCGACGATCACTCGCGGGTCGCTTTCGGCACCCGCTATCCCGATGAAACCGGTTGGAGTGCGTGCTATGCCCTATTGGAGGCCGTGCGCTATTACCGAGGACTGGGAATTCGCTTCACGCGCGTGCTGACCGACAATGGTGGATGCTACAAATCCAAGCCGTTCCGCCGCCTGTGCCGGCGTCTGGGACTGAAGCGCAAACGCACTCGACCCTATACGCCCCGCACCAATGGCAAGGCAGAGCGGTTCATTCAGACCGCGCTGCGGGAATGGGCCTACGCCCGGTCATACATCAGCTCGGAGGAGCGAGGCAGGCATCTGCCTGCCTGGCTTCATCAGTACAACTGTAAGCGTTCGGGCATCACCACCGGCACATGATCAGGCGGGTTTTTACCAGTTCTGCGGCAGGAGTTCGTGGACCTGGCTGGCCTTTTGCGTCGGCAGCCGTTCCAGCACGTCCTTCAGGTAGGCGTAGGGTTCGTGGCCGTTCAGCTTGGCGCACTGAATCAGGCTCATGATGTTGGCGG
The Halomonas sp. M4R1S46 DNA segment above includes these coding regions:
- a CDS encoding class II fumarate hydratase translates to MSEQRIERDSMGELEVPAHALYGAQTQRAVNNFPVSGQAMPTAFIQAIARIKLAAARVNRDLGLLDAERAAAIVTAAEAVIAGDHDDQFPVDVFQTGSGTSSNMNVNEVIANLASRDDLKVSPNDHVNMGQSSNDVVPTALHLSAALEVTRGLRPALVHLHETIDVRAAGLDAVVKTGRTHLMDAMPLRMSQELGGWSSQVGQAIERFDSAMLRLCRLAQGGTAVGTGINAHPEFAGRMARDLSEQTGLTLSPNDSFFASLGAQDAAVELSGQLRGLACVVMKIANDLRWMNSGPLAGLGEIELEALQPGSSIMPGKVNPVIPESAAQAAAQVIGLDTAVTVAGQSGNFQLNVMLPLVANNLLTSITLMRNTAWLLADRAIATFKVREDHLREPLSRNPILVTALNSVIGYDAAAAIAKQAYQAGRPIIEVAEEQTDLAREELERLLDPAALTRGGIPE
- a CDS encoding endonuclease/exonuclease/phosphatase family protein, with the translated sequence MVEWLLGGLAAVLLLASLIARVPGHWWWLRACEFPRLQIGLGGAGCALASPLADPAATPWIAAAGCAVLAVQLRHVLPWTPLWPVQVKAARDDRPDRCLTLLVANVLTPNRNSDALLAIIREQDPDLVLTLESDDWWGQHLDEGLNGGWPHAVRIPLDNLYGMHLYSRRPLVDPTVKWLIQDDIPSIHCGVELESGDRIRFHALHPRPPAPSESEESLWRDGELMLVAKLIHQEPEPTVVAGDLNDVAWSRSTRLFCRVGGMLDPRRGRGMFSTFHADYPLMRWPLDHVFVSEHFTLKKMQRLPRFGSDHFPILATLCYRPARADEHETPTATDDEHRDAEGTVEEARERDQDT
- the ehuB gene encoding ectoine/hydroxyectoine ABC transporter substrate-binding protein EhuB yields the protein MDCSTDGTGRPLSTPWARWALALTLTLAPTLAMAATLAELQERGSIRVAVANEVPYGYLDENGEGRGAGPEVARHILGELGIDQIDWVVTPFGELIPGLEEGRFDMAAAEMAIRPARCRRVLFSAPNTSYGEGLLVRAANPLEINGYADFAERDDIRVAVLEGASQIDIMAALGVPDARMVRIAENEAAIATLLEGDADAYAGTGLTVSQLDASSQEVEVVQNFEDPKVDGELVRSWGAFTFPPEAQALRDAFTEELLDYRNTRAWQDTLEKHGFTQDDILNAFRFDTEWLCGQAE
- a CDS encoding carboxypeptidase-like regulatory domain-containing protein, giving the protein MRYPILIALLGLILSGCQMLPPAGLPQREGPAEVIDIGEPEDRTRGRVPRQVAFPAEEYAALEKTGSAALSGRLSLESAAGTVVGAGETISVAPITTYSAEAAEQALAGRAVERADPRARAYTHTTRTDANGHFLLRGLPAGEFYVSGSLVDPASGKRRVVIHQVSLAPGQHRQLQLSR
- a CDS encoding phasin family protein, whose translation is MQNFDTKQFTQQFESMFFGPARAYATLSVDFAEKLANAQLEAGKAYTDTGLAQVRALLDVKDAEGLRSYMEGQQKIAKDLTERLKGDAEKVVSLQQDFVQQSQKLTEDSVKQATETATKAAQ
- a CDS encoding FAD-binding oxidoreductase, encoding MRATTLEDTEIDLTPDMLAGLQMQLQGPLLTPDDLDYEASRRLWNAMIDRRPAVVVRCLGVADVMAGVRFAREHDLLLCIKGGGHNIAGLAAADGALMLDLSLMRGVWVDRERRVAHAQAGCELGDVDRETQVHGLATVLGFISTTGIAGLTLGGGFGYLSRRWGYTTDNVLGMEVVTADGRLVHASADEHADLFWGLRGGGGNFGVVTGFDYQLYSVGPEIVGGLVAWPASEAPAVLELYRRLAEQAPLELTLVALMRPAPPAPWLPREYHGKPIVALLACYSGNPEEGEAVVAPIKAFGRPIGDVLVRRPYAQMQKLLDATQPRGRRYYWKSEYLPDIEPALCDRVIEHAGRIRSPHSAVILFQLGGALNALDNDHSAVGNRDARYVFNVGGAWESPDDDAANIAWAREAWHDLKAFSTGGTYINFLTEDEGPERVEAALGPALRRLTEIKRRWDPDNRFRVNRNIAPD
- the merF gene encoding mercury resistance system transport protein MerF; this encodes MRNPKTLLRVSVIGTVLVALCCFTPILVILLGTLGLATLTGYLDVVLFPALAFFIGLTLYALWRKKRCDAGGDNGSPPSRNSPHE
- the merA gene encoding mercury(II) reductase, which translates into the protein MNDAKTPHIAVIGSGGAAMAAALKAAERGARITLIERGILGGTCVNTGCVPSKILIRAAHITHLRRESPFDEGVNARTPVVDRAKLLRQQQRRVEALRDAKYQQILRDHPAITVLNGEARFVDAHHLTVKLNEGGEQTVRFDRAFIGTGARPAEPPVPGLADTPYLTSTGALALDTIPERLIVIGAGSVALELAQAFARLGSRVTLLARSRLLSHEDPAVGDAVEAAFRREGIEVLKQTQASYVDYLDNAFIVDTNAGSLQADQLLVATGRTPNTETLNLAGIGVETMRGAILVDEHLQTTVPGIHAAGDCTDQPQFVYVAAAGGNRAAVNMTGGEATLDLGAMPAVIFTAPQVATVGLTEAAALEQGVSVETRVLDLANVPRALVNFDTAGFIKLVAERDSGRLLGVQAVAGNAGELIQTAVMALRARMTVHAIGDELFPYLTMVEGLKLCAQAFSQDVTQLSCCAG